A single genomic interval of Streptomyces graminofaciens harbors:
- a CDS encoding DUF6328 family protein, translated as MSQWNESGDRDRGRGRDETEDERADRRWSELIQEVRVAQTGVQILFGFLLTVVFTPRYEQLPQTERNIYIVTVVLGAAATGALIGPVSFHRIVSGRRIKSAAVRWAARLTFTGLILLLATMTAALLLILRVATHDAYVPWLVACVVLWYLLCWFALPAWIRHRHTDE; from the coding sequence GTGTCGCAGTGGAACGAGAGCGGGGACCGGGACCGGGGCCGGGGCCGTGACGAGACCGAGGACGAGCGCGCCGACCGGCGGTGGAGCGAGCTGATCCAGGAGGTACGGGTCGCCCAGACCGGTGTGCAGATCCTCTTCGGATTTCTGCTCACCGTCGTGTTCACCCCCCGCTACGAGCAGTTGCCGCAGACCGAGAGGAACATCTACATCGTCACGGTCGTCCTCGGCGCCGCCGCGACCGGCGCCCTCATCGGGCCCGTCTCCTTCCACCGGATCGTCTCCGGCCGCCGTATCAAGTCGGCGGCCGTGCGCTGGGCCGCCCGGCTGACCTTCACCGGCCTGATCCTGCTGCTGGCGACCATGACGGCGGCACTGCTGCTGATCCTGCGGGTGGCGACCCACGACGCGTATGTGCCCTGGCTGGTGGCGTGCGTCGTGCTCTGGTACCTGCTGTGCTGGTTCGCGCTGCCCGCGTGGATCCGACACCGGCACACCGACGAATGA
- a CDS encoding amidohydrolase family protein → MDRDHTHPSLAMTRRQLLAATGAVAVIGATTAAVAGARPRTDGLSLSFTRATNGAATLAPAGDTLIAEVQSTLWSLPRTGGTAVPLTPADLEPNRPTHAPDGTLVAFCAYRDGGFHLWTVRPDGSGLRQRTDGPWDDRGPAWSPDGTRLAFASERGGDPVTGSPYRIHVLDLRTGDLTRLTGRPGQDGPLQDGPWEDFDPTWSPDGDSLLFVRAKVTTTATGPVLEARTVAAVPSDGDGPVTVRHTETAAAQIMTPALAPDGRRLAYLRTTASPNGSCALVVDGEPVPVTGDIAPVPPRWSAAGELLLTLDGRFTLVRPEEPARPETVPFEGTLPVDRPRYRVKKYDLGQARVRPVRGVHLPALSPDGRKIAFAALNSLWLAGTSGGGRPERLRESPPTRYLLGPSWARDGRSLVYADDRDGLLGVHRHDLATGEETTLATGGRVHPALSPDGQRLACLDMTGRLVVRDLGTGEEHILVTPLNGGGLPGRPSWSPDGRHLALCDRNRLAARFREGYNLIRVVDTTTGADRLHAVARHTSIADRYDSGPVWSPDGRWMAVIVESALCLLPVDADGTPRGALRTLTTEPADNPTWSGDSKTLLYLSGTRLRLIDIDGGRARTVRVPLDRTRPTPADTVVHAGRLWDGTGDTVRDDVDIVVRDGRITSVEPHRSTRRPAHRRIDASTHTVLPGLWDTHTHPWQYTYGGRQTTGQLTYGITTAVSLGGFAHEQARIREAVLAGALAGPRLLTTGELLDGARVAYSMGRAHRTKAGLRRSLERGAALDWDFVKTYVRAPGWVMSEAARFAHDRLGVRTGGHLLSPGVQLGQDLTTHLQATQRAEFGHAITAAGRAHQDVVETYSAQGVGFSLIATPFTAAPLVGAYPSLADDPRVTVVMPPWDSASVRQSAGVPPTAAQLAALRTETDIYRRILAAGGIVALGTDQPLVAVGLSLHLALRALHDGGLTPAETLRTATVMPARLFGLDADLGTVEQGKLADLTVVDGDPFTDFATLVRTTSVLVGGVPHTTEELVTAYEPTVRRTKAVEEDWLEVGRLMRMDGCCDAH, encoded by the coding sequence ATGGACCGTGACCACACCCACCCCTCGCTCGCCATGACCCGCCGTCAACTCCTCGCAGCGACCGGGGCGGTGGCGGTCATCGGAGCCACCACCGCGGCCGTCGCCGGCGCCCGGCCCCGTACCGACGGCCTCTCCCTGTCCTTCACCCGGGCCACCAACGGCGCGGCGACCCTCGCACCGGCCGGCGACACACTGATCGCGGAGGTCCAGAGCACCCTGTGGTCCCTGCCGCGCACCGGCGGCACAGCGGTCCCCCTCACCCCGGCCGACCTCGAACCCAACCGGCCCACCCACGCCCCGGACGGCACCCTCGTCGCGTTCTGCGCCTACCGGGACGGCGGCTTCCATCTGTGGACGGTTCGCCCCGACGGCTCCGGGCTGCGACAGCGCACCGACGGCCCCTGGGACGACCGGGGACCGGCCTGGTCGCCCGACGGCACCCGCCTCGCCTTCGCCTCCGAACGCGGGGGCGACCCGGTGACGGGTAGTCCGTACCGCATTCACGTCCTGGACCTGCGCACCGGCGACCTCACCCGTCTCACCGGCCGCCCCGGCCAGGACGGCCCCCTCCAGGACGGCCCGTGGGAGGACTTCGACCCCACCTGGTCACCGGACGGCGATAGTTTGCTGTTCGTCCGCGCAAAGGTCACGACTACGGCCACCGGCCCCGTCCTGGAGGCCAGGACCGTGGCCGCCGTTCCCTCCGACGGCGACGGCCCGGTCACGGTCCGGCACACCGAGACGGCGGCCGCGCAGATCATGACCCCCGCCCTCGCCCCCGACGGCCGTCGCCTCGCGTATCTGCGCACCACGGCCTCACCGAACGGCTCCTGCGCCCTCGTCGTCGACGGCGAGCCCGTCCCCGTCACCGGAGACATCGCCCCGGTGCCCCCGCGCTGGTCGGCGGCGGGCGAACTGCTCCTCACGCTGGACGGCCGGTTCACGCTCGTGCGACCCGAGGAACCCGCCCGGCCGGAGACCGTCCCCTTCGAGGGCACGCTCCCCGTGGACCGGCCGCGCTACCGGGTCAAGAAGTACGACCTCGGCCAGGCCCGTGTCCGCCCGGTGCGCGGCGTCCATCTGCCCGCGCTGTCGCCCGACGGTCGGAAGATCGCCTTCGCCGCACTCAACTCGCTCTGGCTGGCCGGGACTTCGGGCGGCGGACGACCCGAGCGGCTGCGCGAGTCGCCGCCCACCCGCTATCTGCTGGGCCCGTCCTGGGCACGCGACGGACGGTCCCTCGTCTACGCCGACGACCGCGACGGCCTCCTCGGCGTCCACCGCCACGATCTCGCCACCGGCGAGGAGACCACGCTCGCGACCGGCGGCCGCGTCCACCCCGCGCTCTCGCCCGACGGACAGCGCCTCGCCTGCCTGGACATGACCGGACGGCTCGTCGTCCGGGACCTGGGCACGGGCGAGGAACACATCCTCGTCACCCCGCTGAACGGCGGCGGACTGCCCGGCCGGCCGAGCTGGTCGCCCGACGGCCGCCACCTCGCCCTGTGCGATCGCAACCGCCTGGCCGCCCGCTTCCGGGAGGGCTACAACCTGATCCGGGTCGTCGACACCACGACCGGCGCCGACCGGCTGCACGCTGTCGCTCGCCACACCTCCATCGCCGACCGGTACGACTCCGGGCCCGTCTGGTCGCCCGACGGCCGCTGGATGGCGGTGATCGTCGAGTCCGCGCTGTGCCTGCTGCCCGTCGACGCCGACGGCACCCCGCGCGGCGCACTGCGCACCCTCACCACCGAACCCGCCGACAACCCCACCTGGTCCGGCGACTCCAAGACCCTGCTGTACCTCTCCGGCACCCGGCTGCGCCTCATCGACATCGACGGCGGCCGGGCCAGAACCGTCCGCGTCCCGCTGGACCGCACCCGGCCCACACCCGCCGACACCGTCGTCCACGCCGGACGACTGTGGGACGGCACCGGCGATACCGTCCGCGACGACGTCGACATCGTCGTACGCGACGGCCGCATCACCTCCGTTGAACCCCACCGGAGCACCCGCCGGCCCGCCCACCGCCGCATCGACGCCTCCACGCACACCGTGCTCCCCGGCCTGTGGGACACCCACACCCACCCCTGGCAGTACACCTACGGCGGCCGGCAGACCACCGGCCAGCTCACCTACGGCATCACCACCGCCGTCTCCCTCGGCGGCTTCGCCCACGAACAGGCCCGCATCCGGGAGGCGGTCCTCGCCGGAGCCCTCGCAGGACCCCGCCTGCTCACCACCGGCGAACTCCTCGACGGCGCCCGCGTCGCGTACAGCATGGGCCGCGCCCACCGCACGAAAGCGGGACTGCGGCGCTCACTGGAGCGGGGCGCGGCACTCGACTGGGACTTCGTCAAGACGTACGTACGGGCGCCGGGCTGGGTGATGAGCGAGGCCGCGCGCTTCGCACACGACCGGCTCGGCGTACGCACCGGAGGCCACCTCCTCTCACCCGGGGTGCAGCTCGGGCAGGACCTGACGACCCATCTGCAGGCCACCCAGCGCGCCGAGTTCGGGCACGCCATCACCGCCGCCGGGCGCGCCCACCAGGACGTGGTGGAGACCTACAGCGCCCAGGGCGTCGGCTTCTCCCTCATCGCCACGCCGTTCACCGCCGCGCCCCTCGTCGGCGCGTACCCGTCCCTCGCCGACGACCCGCGCGTCACCGTCGTCATGCCGCCGTGGGACTCCGCCTCCGTACGCCAGTCCGCAGGCGTCCCGCCGACGGCCGCCCAGCTCGCCGCGCTGCGCACGGAGACCGACATCTACCGGCGGATCCTCGCGGCGGGCGGCATCGTCGCCCTCGGCACCGACCAGCCCCTCGTCGCCGTCGGACTCTCCCTCCACCTCGCCCTGCGCGCCCTGCACGACGGCGGGCTGACCCCCGCCGAGACCCTGCGCACCGCGACCGTGATGCCGGCCCGGCTCTTCGGCCTCGACGCCGACCTCGGCACGGTCGAGCAGGGCAAGCTCGCCGACCTGACCGTCGTCGACGGCGACCCCTTCACGGACTTCGCCACCCTGGTCCGCACGACCTCGGTCCTCGTCGGCGGAGTCCCGCACACCACCGAGGAGTTGGTCACGGCGTACGAGCCGACGGTGCGACGGACGAAGGCCGTAGAGGAGGACTGGCTGGAGGTGGGGCGGCTGATGCGCATGGACGGGTGCTGCGACGCCCACTGA
- a CDS encoding 4-hydroxybenzoate 3-monooxygenase — translation MTSPTPASSSPAPSFPVPVERVPVVIVGAGPAGLTVGNILRAAAVDCVVLESESRAFIEQRPRAGFLEEWAVRALERRGLAAGIAERAPVHTEFEFRFDGERQRFPYTDITGHHHFVYPQPLLVTDLVREYADVRGGDIRFGVRDVELHDLDGERPAVSYTDPETGERRLLHCEFVAGCDGARGVTRTAVPAEHATVARHDHGVGWLALLAEAPPSSDCVVLGVHPRGFAGHMARSPEVTRYYLEVPAGDDPANWPDERVWSELHARLTVPGTRPLTEGRLVEKRVLDMHNYVTEPMAYGRLYLAGDAAHLVAPIAAKGMNLALHGALLLADALVAYLGQGDDSGLRGYSAACLRRVWHYQEFSQWLAELLHGPSSGDPFRAGAASARLRRILGSPAAASTFAQLFIGKDTDH, via the coding sequence ATGACCTCCCCCACCCCCGCGTCTTCCTCCCCCGCGCCTTCCTTCCCCGTACCGGTCGAGCGCGTCCCCGTCGTCATCGTCGGTGCCGGCCCCGCCGGTCTGACCGTCGGCAACATCCTGCGGGCCGCCGCCGTGGACTGTGTGGTGCTGGAGAGCGAGAGCCGGGCGTTCATCGAGCAGCGGCCGAGGGCGGGGTTCCTGGAGGAGTGGGCGGTAAGGGCGCTGGAGCGGCGCGGGCTGGCCGCCGGCATCGCGGAACGGGCGCCGGTGCACACCGAGTTCGAGTTCCGCTTCGACGGCGAGCGGCAGCGCTTCCCGTACACGGACATCACCGGGCACCACCACTTCGTGTATCCGCAGCCCCTCCTCGTGACGGACCTGGTGCGGGAGTACGCGGACGTCCGGGGCGGCGACATCCGGTTCGGCGTACGCGATGTGGAGCTGCACGACCTCGACGGCGAGCGGCCCGCCGTCTCGTACACGGACCCGGAAACCGGTGAACGGCGGCTCCTGCACTGCGAGTTCGTCGCGGGCTGCGACGGCGCGCGCGGCGTCACCCGCACCGCCGTCCCGGCCGAGCACGCCACCGTCGCCCGCCACGACCACGGCGTGGGCTGGCTGGCGCTGCTGGCCGAGGCCCCTCCGTCGTCCGACTGCGTCGTCCTCGGTGTGCATCCGCGCGGCTTCGCCGGCCACATGGCGCGCAGCCCGGAAGTCACCCGCTACTACCTGGAGGTCCCGGCCGGCGACGATCCGGCGAACTGGCCGGACGAGCGGGTCTGGTCCGAGCTGCACGCGCGTCTCACGGTGCCCGGCACCCGGCCGCTCACCGAGGGCCGCCTGGTCGAGAAGCGGGTCCTCGACATGCACAACTACGTCACCGAGCCGATGGCGTACGGGCGGCTGTATCTGGCGGGCGACGCCGCGCATTTGGTGGCGCCGATCGCCGCGAAGGGCATGAACCTCGCCCTGCACGGCGCCCTCCTCCTCGCGGACGCGTTGGTCGCGTACCTCGGCCAGGGCGACGACAGCGGTCTGCGCGGCTACTCGGCGGCCTGTCTGCGCCGGGTCTGGCACTACCAGGAGTTCTCCCAGTGGCTGGCGGAACTGCTGCACGGCCCGTCGTCCGGCGACCCGTTCCGGGCGGGGGCGGCGAGTGCCCGGCTGCGCCGGATCCTGGGCTCGCCCGCCGCCGCGTCGACGTTCGCGCAGCTGTTCATCGGCAAGGACACCGACCACTAG
- a CDS encoding UBP-type zinc finger domain-containing protein — translation MDVTTDGIDPAVPPSGDGCVECDEVGGWWFHLRRCARCGHVGCCDSSPAQHATAHARATGHPLVRSYEPGETWFWNYDTSEMYESGPELAPPLSRPADQPAPGPAGRVPKDWAAALH, via the coding sequence ATGGACGTGACGACCGACGGAATCGACCCCGCCGTGCCGCCGAGCGGGGACGGGTGTGTGGAGTGCGACGAGGTCGGGGGCTGGTGGTTCCATCTGCGCCGGTGCGCTCGGTGCGGGCATGTCGGCTGCTGCGACTCCTCGCCGGCGCAGCACGCGACGGCGCATGCGCGGGCCACCGGCCATCCGCTGGTCCGCAGCTACGAGCCGGGCGAGACATGGTTCTGGAACTACGACACGTCCGAGATGTACGAGTCGGGTCCCGAGCTGGCGCCACCCCTGAGCAGGCCCGCGGACCAGCCCGCGCCGGGCCCTGCGGGGCGGGTGCCGAAGGACTGGGCGGCGGCGCTCCACTGA
- a CDS encoding ATP-binding protein, with protein sequence MSGQPMSCDRAELGTLFLFEKLDPEQLDRLCREGRVERFEPGPVYQEGEPATCFFVLMEGTVVLSRRVGGDDVEVSRSSQRGVYAGAFQAYLGGGQDEARYKGSMRVTVPSRFFVLPAPAFAAIMRDWFPMAVHLLEGLFFGSQNTQRTINQRERLLALGSLSAGLTHELNNPAAAAVRATSALRERVAGMRHKLGAIASGPYKRATLESLVELQERTAEQVSKATPLSALEAADREDELTDWLDDHGITGGWQLAPNFVQAGLDTAWLDQVAAAVDEHTLEGAVRWLNYTVETELLMNEIDDSTTRITQLVDAAKQYSQLDRAPYQNADVHELLDSTLLMLSGKIGKRIAVVKEYDRGLPRIPAYPGELNQVWTNLIDNAVAAMAEVGGEGTLTVRTALDHRDQLLVEFRDTGPGIPADIRGRIFDPFFTTKPVGQGTGLGLDISWRIVVNKHHGHIEVRSRPGDTRFQVFLPLTAPAPDLDSAEEA encoded by the coding sequence GTGAGCGGGCAGCCGATGTCGTGCGACCGGGCCGAGCTGGGCACGCTGTTCCTGTTCGAGAAGCTGGACCCGGAGCAGTTGGACCGGTTGTGCCGCGAGGGCCGGGTGGAGCGCTTCGAGCCCGGCCCCGTCTACCAGGAGGGCGAGCCCGCCACCTGCTTCTTCGTGCTCATGGAGGGCACGGTCGTACTGTCCCGGCGGGTCGGCGGCGACGACGTGGAGGTCAGCCGCAGCTCGCAGCGCGGGGTGTACGCGGGTGCCTTCCAGGCGTATCTGGGCGGCGGGCAGGACGAGGCCCGGTACAAGGGCTCCATGCGCGTGACCGTGCCCTCACGGTTCTTCGTGCTGCCCGCGCCCGCCTTCGCGGCGATCATGCGCGACTGGTTCCCCATGGCCGTCCATCTGCTGGAGGGCCTGTTCTTCGGCAGCCAGAACACCCAGCGGACCATCAACCAGCGTGAGCGGCTGCTGGCGCTGGGCTCGTTGTCGGCCGGTCTCACCCATGAGCTGAACAACCCGGCCGCGGCGGCCGTCCGGGCGACCTCGGCGCTGCGCGAACGCGTGGCCGGGATGCGGCACAAGCTGGGCGCGATCGCCTCCGGGCCGTACAAGCGCGCCACCCTCGAATCGCTGGTGGAGCTCCAGGAGCGTACGGCCGAGCAGGTCTCCAAGGCCACGCCGCTCAGCGCGCTGGAGGCCGCCGACCGGGAGGACGAGCTGACCGACTGGCTCGACGACCACGGCATCACGGGCGGCTGGCAGCTCGCCCCGAACTTCGTACAGGCCGGGCTGGACACCGCCTGGCTGGACCAGGTCGCGGCAGCCGTCGACGAGCACACCCTTGAAGGCGCGGTCCGCTGGCTCAACTACACGGTCGAGACCGAGCTGTTGATGAACGAGATCGACGACTCCACGACTCGCATCACGCAGCTGGTCGACGCCGCCAAGCAGTACTCGCAACTGGATCGCGCCCCGTACCAGAACGCCGACGTCCACGAACTCCTCGACAGCACCCTGCTGATGCTCTCCGGCAAGATCGGCAAGCGCATCGCGGTGGTGAAGGAGTACGACCGCGGGCTGCCGCGCATCCCCGCCTATCCCGGTGAGCTGAACCAGGTGTGGACGAATCTGATCGACAACGCGGTGGCGGCGATGGCGGAGGTGGGCGGCGAGGGCACGCTGACGGTCCGTACGGCGCTGGACCACCGCGACCAGCTGCTGGTCGAGTTCCGGGACACGGGCCCGGGCATCCCGGCGGACATCCGGGGCCGCATCTTCGACCCCTTCTTCACCACCAAGCCGGTCGGGCAGGGCACCGGGCTCGGCCTCGACATCTCCTGGCGGATCGTCGTCAACAAGCACCACGGGCACATCGAGGTGCGGTCGCGGCCCGGCGACACGCGCTTCCAGGTCTTTCTGCCGCTGACGGCGCCCGCGCCCGACCTCGACAGCGCCGAGGAGGCGTGA
- a CDS encoding FAD-dependent oxidoreductase — MTQAVGPARNVILTVDDDPGVSRAVARDLRRRYGESYRIVRAESGQTALEALRELKLRGDQVAVILADYRMPGMNGIEFLEQALDVYPGARRVLLTAYADTSAAIDAINVIDLDHYLLKPWDPPEEKLYPVLDDLLQAWRAADRTCAGTTKVVGHRWSARSSGVREFLARNQVPYRWFSSDEPEGRRLLAAAGEDGERLPLVVTPDGTPLIAPEDPELAQKVGLATTPDAEFYDLVVIGGGPAGLGSAVYGASEGLRTLLVERSATGGQAGQSSRIENYLGFPDGVSGAQLTDRARRQATKFGAEILTARQVSGLEVNGAARTVRFSDGSAVAAHSVILATGVSYRQLDAPGCADLTGCGVFYGSALTEAAGCQGHDVYIVGGANSAGQAAMYLSRGAKSVTLLVRGESLAASMSHYLIQQIAEAPNIFVRTGTVVEAAHGENQLEQLTLKDMTTGRSELVDAQWLFVFIGAQPLTDWLEGTVLRDERGFILAGPDLAPDGGPPSGWELDRPPYHLETNVPGVFVAGDARYESAKRVASAVGEGAMAVMLVHRYLEQS; from the coding sequence ATGACTCAGGCGGTCGGTCCGGCGCGGAACGTGATCCTCACCGTGGATGACGATCCGGGGGTGTCGCGTGCGGTGGCACGGGATCTGCGCCGCAGGTACGGCGAGTCGTACCGCATCGTGCGGGCCGAGTCCGGGCAGACCGCGCTGGAGGCGCTGCGCGAGCTGAAGCTGCGCGGGGACCAGGTGGCGGTGATCCTCGCCGACTACCGGATGCCCGGGATGAACGGCATCGAGTTCCTGGAACAGGCCCTGGACGTGTATCCGGGGGCGCGCCGCGTCCTGCTCACGGCGTACGCGGACACCAGCGCGGCGATCGACGCGATCAACGTGATCGACCTCGACCACTATCTGCTCAAGCCCTGGGACCCGCCGGAGGAGAAGCTCTACCCGGTCCTGGACGACCTGCTCCAGGCGTGGCGGGCCGCCGACCGCACCTGCGCGGGCACGACGAAGGTGGTCGGGCACCGCTGGTCGGCGCGTTCGTCGGGCGTACGGGAGTTCCTGGCGCGCAACCAGGTGCCGTACCGCTGGTTCTCGTCCGACGAGCCGGAGGGGCGGCGGCTGCTCGCGGCGGCCGGGGAGGACGGGGAGCGGCTGCCGCTCGTCGTCACTCCGGACGGTACGCCGCTGATCGCGCCCGAGGACCCCGAGCTGGCTCAGAAGGTGGGGCTGGCGACGACGCCGGACGCGGAGTTCTACGACCTGGTCGTCATCGGCGGTGGTCCCGCCGGGCTCGGCTCGGCCGTCTACGGGGCGTCGGAGGGGCTGCGGACCCTGCTCGTGGAGCGGTCGGCGACGGGCGGGCAGGCCGGGCAGAGTTCGCGGATCGAGAACTACCTCGGGTTCCCCGACGGGGTGTCCGGGGCGCAGCTCACCGACCGGGCACGGCGGCAGGCGACGAAGTTCGGCGCGGAGATCCTGACCGCCCGCCAGGTGAGCGGCCTGGAGGTGAACGGGGCCGCACGCACCGTCCGCTTCTCCGACGGCTCGGCGGTCGCCGCGCACAGCGTGATCCTCGCGACCGGTGTGTCGTACCGGCAGCTCGACGCGCCGGGCTGCGCGGACCTCACCGGGTGCGGGGTGTTCTACGGCTCGGCGCTCACTGAGGCCGCCGGCTGCCAGGGGCACGACGTGTACATCGTGGGCGGCGCCAACTCGGCCGGGCAGGCCGCGATGTATCTGTCGCGCGGCGCCAAGTCGGTGACCCTGCTCGTCCGTGGGGAATCCCTGGCGGCGTCCATGTCGCACTATCTGATCCAGCAGATCGCCGAGGCGCCCAACATCTTCGTGCGCACGGGAACGGTCGTCGAGGCCGCGCACGGTGAGAACCAGCTGGAGCAGCTCACGCTCAAGGACATGACGACCGGGCGCAGTGAACTCGTCGACGCGCAGTGGCTGTTCGTGTTCATCGGCGCCCAGCCGCTGACCGACTGGCTGGAGGGCACGGTACTGCGGGACGAGCGGGGGTTCATCCTGGCCGGGCCCGACCTGGCCCCGGACGGTGGCCCGCCGTCCGGCTGGGAGCTGGACCGGCCGCCGTACCACCTGGAGACCAATGTGCCCGGCGTGTTCGTCGCCGGGGACGCGCGGTACGAGTCCGCCAAGCGGGTCGCGTCCGCGGTGGGAGAGGGAGCCATGGCCGTGATGCTGGTGCACCGCTATCTGGAGCAGTCGTGA
- a CDS encoding VOC family protein: MTVEWEQVVIDSADPVALGRWWLEALGWVVLNDAPDEYEIRPAPDRLPGLVFVPVPEGKTVKNRLHLDFRPADQEAEVARLLALGARHADVGQGEQPWVTLADPEGNEFCVLAARRS; the protein is encoded by the coding sequence ATGACCGTTGAGTGGGAGCAGGTAGTGATCGACTCGGCGGATCCGGTGGCCCTGGGCCGCTGGTGGCTGGAGGCGCTCGGCTGGGTGGTCCTCAATGACGCGCCCGACGAGTACGAGATCCGTCCGGCCCCGGACCGGCTCCCCGGCCTGGTCTTCGTACCGGTCCCGGAGGGCAAGACCGTCAAGAACCGCCTGCACCTGGACTTCCGCCCCGCCGACCAGGAGGCCGAGGTCGCCCGTCTCCTCGCCCTCGGGGCCCGGCACGCGGACGTCGGCCAGGGCGAGCAGCCGTGGGTGACGCTCGCGGACCCGGAGGGCAACGAGTTCTGTGTGCTCGCCGCGCGCCGTTCCTGA
- a CDS encoding universal stress protein has product MPTRAITAAVDGTPESLAALAWAGREAVRRGLELRVVHAWQWQPHAAITVDRDGQAQWARDSLAEAARTVTGRHPDLQVSTEVLEGGPVATLVGAAAEAETLVLGSRGHGAVVGFLVGSVGQQVIVESTRPVVLVRAEDDPAGEAAGREVVVGQQGGPEDSAETLRFAFETAAARGASVRAVRAWTLPPVYAYSPASMKLLDDAGGLEPYEKNALADALEPWRERFPQVPVTQHVEMGSAGQVLLSVAGRAQLMVVGRRARRTAVGARIGSVAHGVLHHAHCPVAVVPHD; this is encoded by the coding sequence ATGCCGACGCGCGCGATCACCGCCGCAGTGGACGGAACGCCCGAGAGCCTCGCCGCACTGGCCTGGGCGGGGCGCGAGGCCGTACGCCGGGGACTGGAGCTGCGCGTCGTGCACGCCTGGCAGTGGCAGCCGCACGCGGCGATCACCGTGGACCGGGACGGCCAGGCCCAGTGGGCGCGGGACTCGCTCGCGGAGGCCGCGCGGACCGTGACCGGGCGGCACCCGGACCTCCAGGTGTCCACCGAGGTGCTGGAGGGCGGCCCGGTCGCGACCCTGGTCGGCGCCGCTGCGGAAGCCGAGACGCTGGTGCTCGGCTCACGTGGGCACGGCGCGGTCGTCGGGTTCCTGGTGGGTTCCGTGGGGCAGCAGGTGATCGTCGAGTCGACGCGTCCCGTCGTGCTCGTCCGCGCCGAGGACGACCCGGCGGGTGAGGCCGCCGGGCGCGAGGTCGTCGTGGGCCAGCAGGGTGGACCGGAGGACAGTGCCGAGACCCTGCGGTTCGCGTTCGAGACAGCGGCCGCCCGCGGTGCCTCCGTGCGTGCCGTCCGCGCCTGGACCCTGCCGCCGGTGTACGCCTACAGCCCGGCCTCGATGAAACTCCTCGACGACGCCGGCGGTCTGGAGCCGTACGAGAAGAACGCCCTCGCGGACGCGCTGGAACCCTGGCGCGAGCGCTTCCCGCAGGTACCGGTCACCCAGCATGTCGAGATGGGCAGCGCCGGGCAGGTCCTGCTGTCCGTCGCCGGGCGGGCCCAGCTGATGGTGGTCGGACGTCGCGCCCGCCGCACGGCCGTCGGCGCCCGCATCGGCTCGGTCGCCCACGGCGTACTGCACCACGCGCACTGCCCGGTGGCCGTGGTCCCGCACGACTGA